GACCAGTTGGAAGGCCAGGCCCAGGTCCTGACCGAACCGGCGCAGGGCCTTGCAGCGCGCCGGGCTCGCCCCGGCCGAGACCGCCCCGGCCTCGGCGGCCGCGGCGAACAGTTCGGCGGTCTTGGCGGTGATGATCTCCAGATAGAGGTCCTGGCTGAGGTTCAGGTCGTGGGCGCGGGTGAGCTGCAGCACCTCGCCCTCGGCGATCACGCGGCTGGCGCGGGCCAGGATCTCCAGCGCCTGCATGGAGCCGGCCTCGACCATCAGTTCGAAGGCGCGGGCGAACAGGAAGTCCCCCACCAGGACGCTGGCCGGCGCGCCCCAGATCAGGTGGGCCGCGACCTTGCCCCGCCGCAGCTGCGAGGAATCGACCACGTCGTCGTGCAGCAGAGTGGCGGTGTGGATGAACTCCACCGCCGCCGCCAGTTTCAGGCAGGAATCGTCCTGCGCCCCGGCCACCCGGGCCGCGGCGATGGTCAGCAGCGGACGCAGGCGCTTGGCCGAGCCGCCGATCAGGTGTTCGGCGAGCGCCGGGATCACCGAGACCGGGCTCTGCATCCGGTCGCGGATCAGGGCGTCGACCTTGGCCATGTCCGGGCGTGCGAGCTCCAGCAGACCGTCGATAGAGGCCGGCTTTTCGCGGGAAATGGCGGCGCTGGCTGCGTCCAACTGCTTGCAACTCCTGTGCAGCCTGACGATGCGGGGAGGCGTCGTCATTTGCCGGGGACAATGGTCACGCGATAGGGCACGGTCAAGGCGGGCCTTGGCCCTCTGCGCCGAGCCATGGAAACCAC
This genomic stretch from Phenylobacterium sp. LH3H17 harbors:
- a CDS encoding polyprenyl synthetase family protein, translating into MDAASAAISREKPASIDGLLELARPDMAKVDALIRDRMQSPVSVIPALAEHLIGGSAKRLRPLLTIAAARVAGAQDDSCLKLAAAVEFIHTATLLHDDVVDSSQLRRGKVAAHLIWGAPASVLVGDFLFARAFELMVEAGSMQALEILARASRVIAEGEVLQLTRAHDLNLSQDLYLEIITAKTAELFAAAAEAGAVSAGASPARCKALRRFGQDLGLAFQLVDDALDYSGTSKSLGKNPGDDFREGKATLPLLLAIARTGEAEAAFWQRTVDRLDQQDGDFERASGLISSSGADDATLDLASDYAVAAKSQLAEFAANNSWRPALEDLADFAVSRRM